In the Ranitomeya imitator isolate aRanImi1 chromosome 2, aRanImi1.pri, whole genome shotgun sequence genome, aaaaaaaggtcctgatcattccccacgaccaacgatctcccagcaggggcctgatcgttggtcgctgtcacacaataacgagatcgttagcgggatcgttgctacgtcacaaaaagcatgacgttgtaacgatatccttaacgatatggttatgtgtgaaggtacctttagaccagcAATCCGATAGCTTGATGTGATCAAGACAACAGCGGAGAAGATCCTGGTAGACCTATCTAGGCTCAAGATCAATGTTCCTACAGAGCATTCATCCACCTGGTCGTCAAGGCTCCAGATCAAGGCaaaggcagaaaaaaaaagaacCATATAACTATGTAACTAAGATCTGCAAATTTAATGAAAATTGAGTCAAAATCGATCGATTTCATCATCTCTAGTTAACAGTTTTATTGAATGTGGGATGAATGTTATATACTATATAGACTAAGTGAATTTGTacctaaaaaataaaagttttgtaaatttccttgaaaatattaaaaaaattgcaGATAGACTTTTAAGTTTTTCAATGTTCTTAAAAAAAGTCACTCACGTGCCATTATATGCAATATCAAGAAGGGGTTAAATAGCACACAATTTCCTTGAAATGCAATATAATTTAGCTTTATTTGCATGAAATTACATTGCTAACAAATATGAATCAAATTCAAAATTCTAAAAATtctccatttttttaaaaatctaaGTGCTTAGTGTAGTTAAAGGAATAAATCTATCACTAGGGTATATGGAATGTCAATGAAACCAATAGGTTCTGCTTTTTCTAAGAACCACCATAATTAAATGCAGACATGGCTATGGGTGGGATTGGTGCCATTTTTGAAAAAAAGACAAACTTTTTCTAGACTCAGGCAAGTCCTTAAAACATCCACATATCATAGGACTTTTAATTATTGATTGATGCAATTAGTTGAAAAATAAATTTGAGATTCATTTCATTTAAGAGCTTTAAAAATAAGATCATATGTGAGGAGATAAGCATCATTGTACATGTAGAGCTTGTGATCGTTGGGATTGTAGGAGAGACTGTGCATATTGTCCATCATCTTATCAAATCGTACGCTCAGGTAGGTTTCTTTGCTGGTTTTAGTGTCGTACATGTAGAAGATCTCCTCTTTCTTTGTACTGAGGGATCTAGTGACATATAAGACTCCACACACCATGAAAGCGTTGGTGGCCCCACGTTTGTACTGGGTAGTGGACCATGTCTGCATCAACTCAAGAGTAGTGCCATTAACTTTACCAATGCGAATGTTTCCTCCATCAGCTTCAGTTGTGTAAATAACCCAGAGCCCGTCCTCATCACCGGCAAAGTCTATATCCTGCCATGCAGTTGATGAGTATGAAAACCGATTGTTATATGCGGCATCAGCGAGAACCTTGCGCTCCACAGTGTTGGTTGGTATGTTCAGTTTGCAGAGATTCTGGGAGTTATGGCAGTTATAGTACAGTGATTTGTTGTACATGATCATTCCACCTCCTTGTCCACTTACTGGAGTGCTTTTTTCTTCTTTATGTTTGTAGATCAAGAGATCATCGTAGGTTTCATAGTAGCGTATGACCCTCATTTCCCTTACATCCGTATAGAGAGGAGCCACAAATTGCATTCCTTGATCAGCTCCAAGAAACGAGTCACTTCCCCAACCTCCAGATTTGTAGCTGACTCCCCAAAAGTTCAGTTGTACTACCAAAGGTTTGCTGATATTCACTATTCCTCCATGGCCACATTTGCCTTAGCAAAGAAACAAAATTGCATATAACATATTAATAAAGTATTCACACATCAGTCAATAACTTATtcgctgaaaactacaaataaaattCAGACATTTTCAAGTTTTTTTTCACATTCCCTTATGTTACAGTTTTATTCTGCAATGAGCAAAATCTGAGAGGATTACTATCTCTCTTTAAGAAGACCGATCATGTTTAGAGTCTTATTGACTATGATCCATGGAACTAACATGAAAATTGGATTTCTCTCGGAGGAAAGAAGATTATTTTGTTAGTGCTACCTATATTATATACCTACTCTATAAGTCAGTGTTCTGCCAGTAAATGTCCTTTGCATATATTACTGATCATTTTCCAAAGTTTATTAAAAACTCATATATTGACATAAAGAAAGAATAGCTATCTCTAATTGGGGGCACTAGCAAGATAATTTTGTTATTCGGGAAGCCAACTAATTTACATGCAGTTATGGTAAAAATAAGAAAATGAAATATATATGTGTTCTGAATTTTATTGAGGAACAATTTGCAACAATTACAGCATTGGGTCTCCATGGAGTTATAAACTTGGCACACTTGAATTTGAACAggaggccacgagaggtggtgagttctccttccatgaaagttttcaaacagaggctggacagacatctgtctgggatgatttagtgaatcctgctttgagcaggggcttggaccagatgacccaggaggtcccttccaactctatcattctatgtttCTATGAAGACTTTATTGACATTTTATCTACAAATACTGCAAATCTTTGTCAGGTTTTATGAGTTTCACTCATGTCTATTTAC is a window encoding:
- the LOC138661744 gene encoding olfactomedin-4-like, translating into MFTISILLIGIGQIHAANLVHNFKGSVDELGVCQCSIVLPDSTFPADRLEYLEIANQNLSITVQKEITKINHYESALIVYKERLINLTKRVELMEMGGLSYTELDFELVKLEIREMEALILQLKTSMNGTNVLVEALYLEIRNISIMVNQLEVYDKNNVLVIRREMAALRKRLEDCEKNQTTRPTPNPPLPPVDYGKCGHGGIVNISKPLVVQLNFWGVSYKSGGWGSDSFLGADQGMQFVAPLYTDVREMRVIRYYETYDDLLIYKHKEEKSTPVSGQGGGMIMYNKSLYYNCHNSQNLCKLNIPTNTVERKVLADAAYNNRFSYSSTAWQDIDFAGDEDGLWVIYTTEADGGNIRIGKVNGTTLELMQTWSTTQYKRGATNAFMVCGVLYVTRSLSTKKEEIFYMYDTKTSKETYLSVRFDKMMDNMHSLSYNPNDHKLYMYNDAYLLTYDLIFKALK